In Desulfovibrio inopinatus DSM 10711, the following are encoded in one genomic region:
- a CDS encoding zinc metalloprotease HtpX — translation MDQRQFIGRRLTNVFQSFLLLIAMLGLMVLVGYILAGPSGIRWTLFFGAILFFLAPRLSAKLTLRSYRARELGHGEAPGLYTIVDDLARKAHLSPSPRVAYIPTDIANAFSVGSKGNAYIALSDGLLRSLNHRELRAVLAHELSHIVHNDMGVMAMADIISRVTSMVSLVGQFLLLLNLPLLVMGGATIPWLLILILILSPTVAGLLQLALSRTREFDADNEAAALTGDPKALASALEKMEIKQKSLFQHVFLPMRKDPTPSILRTHPITEERIRRLLSLEKPRE, via the coding sequence ATGGATCAACGCCAGTTTATCGGGCGAAGACTGACCAATGTCTTTCAATCGTTTTTGCTTCTGATTGCTATGCTCGGCCTTATGGTATTGGTAGGATATATTTTGGCTGGACCGTCAGGAATCCGGTGGACGCTGTTCTTTGGCGCAATTCTTTTTTTTCTGGCACCACGGTTGTCAGCCAAACTGACTTTGCGCAGTTACCGGGCACGTGAACTCGGACACGGCGAGGCACCGGGATTATATACTATTGTTGACGATTTGGCTCGCAAGGCACATCTTTCGCCCTCGCCGCGTGTCGCCTATATCCCAACGGATATTGCCAATGCATTTTCCGTCGGATCAAAAGGCAATGCCTATATCGCGCTCAGTGACGGGCTGCTCCGCTCGCTTAATCATCGAGAATTGCGTGCTGTTTTGGCACATGAACTCAGTCATATTGTGCACAATGACATGGGAGTCATGGCTATGGCCGATATCATTAGCCGTGTCACTTCCATGGTCTCTCTCGTGGGGCAATTTCTCTTGTTGCTCAACCTTCCGCTTCTCGTCATGGGCGGAGCAACGATCCCTTGGCTGCTTATCCTCATTCTTATTCTCTCGCCAACGGTGGCCGGCCTTCTTCAACTCGCGTTGTCGCGTACACGCGAATTCGATGCAGATAACGAAGCTGCAGCCCTCACAGGCGATCCCAAAGCTTTGGCCTCAGCCCTGGAGAAAATGGAGATCAAACAAAAGAGCCTTTTCCAACATGTTTTTTTGCCGATGCGAAAAGACCCCACGCCTTCAATCTTACGCACACACCCCATCACCGAGGAACGCATCCGGCGATTACTCAGTTTAGAAAAACCTCGCGAATAG
- a CDS encoding PAS domain S-box protein: MQCLMASVIATLSGTCILCVVYLYLYAIEKEHALRVWSLAWGLYSLRFIFLLLNISYGPSIWFSIANQGGALWSGFFLLQGACLFTHRPLPQVWGWLSIFCSVWICIAVPLTLDFRWISLPTFFLLGGLYCLVGFVFLRWKDFHGLEKSILGWAFFAWGLHKMNYPFLQPIDELAPWGYFVGSMLEYIVALTFLLMYFRRTKDLLIRSETRFRRFVENCSDAIFLAEANGRICDVNRMACLSLGYSREELLELAVSDLDVAMPREHWEQLSGQTADDKPFFVEGMHRKKNGSTFPVEIQAMFFVEDETRYCLGFVRDITQRKQADERLRQSEARFRRLVEYSPAVIYRLALTPWVHFEYVSPAIASLLGWTPEELYADPGRVFGIVHKHDRLRLARVLETSFTEVQYLTLRWIRKDTTIIHTEHRIIPVPSENGRLLAVEGIAHDVTEKVEYEQKLIAAKEAAEEATRTKSEFLANMSHEIRTPLNGVMGMLQLIGTTKINDDQRRYLDEARGAGKRLTRLLSDILELSRVESGCVEIVEEEFDLMSLMNSVKEIFSQKTLAQGVELLTAVDENVPERVRGDSGRVLQVLFNLVGNAVKFTEQGRIEVTVTRLLYAKPRRCRLLFTITDTGRGMSEGELDTIFDAFTQTEKSYTRRYQGAGLGLSIVKRLIGLLGGGLCLTSQPQIGTQCCFSLPFRVSEGSAEVLIDDEGAVMPTPSKGMRATILLAEDDTSNRLALSRFLERAGYRVVAVCDGVEVLDELSDGNFDIILMDVQMPRLNGIVTTRMIRTDLTYARHARIPIIALTAYAMAGDKERLLKAGMDAYIAKPIIFEELVTLIERTLGSVLSA; encoded by the coding sequence ATGCAATGCTTGATGGCCTCTGTTATTGCGACACTGAGTGGGACATGTATCCTTTGTGTTGTCTACCTCTATTTATATGCTATTGAAAAAGAACATGCGCTTCGCGTATGGTCTTTAGCTTGGGGTCTCTATAGTCTTCGTTTTATATTTTTATTGTTGAATATCTCGTATGGCCCTTCGATTTGGTTCTCGATAGCCAATCAGGGGGGGGCCTTATGGAGCGGTTTTTTCTTGCTGCAAGGTGCATGTCTTTTTACGCACCGGCCTTTACCTCAGGTGTGGGGTTGGCTTTCAATATTTTGTTCGGTCTGGATTTGCATTGCGGTACCACTCACGCTTGATTTTCGCTGGATAAGCTTGCCAACATTTTTCTTGTTGGGAGGACTGTATTGCCTGGTGGGGTTTGTCTTTTTACGATGGAAGGATTTCCATGGCCTGGAAAAGTCAATTTTAGGATGGGCTTTTTTCGCCTGGGGTTTGCACAAAATGAATTATCCTTTTTTGCAACCGATAGACGAGCTTGCTCCCTGGGGATATTTTGTTGGCTCGATGTTGGAATATATCGTCGCGCTGACTTTTTTGCTTATGTATTTTCGACGGACAAAGGATTTGTTGATTCGAAGCGAAACACGATTTCGTCGTTTTGTTGAAAATTGTTCCGATGCAATTTTTTTAGCTGAGGCCAACGGTCGCATTTGTGACGTTAACCGCATGGCCTGTTTGAGCTTAGGCTATTCCCGCGAAGAGCTTCTGGAACTCGCTGTTTCTGATTTGGATGTGGCCATGCCCCGTGAGCATTGGGAACAGCTTTCTGGGCAAACGGCGGACGACAAGCCTTTTTTTGTTGAAGGGATGCACAGGAAAAAAAATGGCAGTACGTTTCCTGTGGAAATTCAAGCGATGTTTTTTGTCGAGGATGAAACTCGATATTGTTTAGGATTTGTTCGCGATATTACGCAGCGCAAACAGGCAGATGAGCGATTGCGACAAAGTGAGGCTCGATTTCGGCGATTGGTGGAATATTCTCCTGCGGTCATTTACCGGTTGGCACTGACACCGTGGGTGCATTTTGAATATGTCAGTCCTGCCATTGCATCTCTTTTGGGGTGGACGCCCGAAGAATTGTATGCCGATCCAGGACGTGTTTTCGGAATAGTCCATAAGCACGATCGATTGCGCCTGGCGCGAGTATTGGAGACTTCGTTTACCGAAGTTCAATATCTGACATTACGTTGGATTCGCAAGGATACAACAATTATCCATACAGAACACAGGATTATCCCGGTTCCGTCGGAGAATGGACGGTTGCTGGCTGTGGAAGGCATTGCCCACGATGTGACGGAAAAAGTGGAATATGAACAGAAGTTAATTGCAGCCAAAGAAGCGGCAGAAGAAGCAACGCGAACCAAATCTGAATTTCTGGCCAATATGAGCCACGAAATTCGAACACCGCTCAACGGTGTGATGGGAATGTTGCAACTGATTGGCACCACGAAAATTAATGACGATCAGCGGCGCTATCTTGATGAAGCCCGAGGAGCTGGCAAACGACTTACGCGATTATTAAGTGATATTCTTGAGTTATCACGGGTTGAATCGGGTTGTGTTGAGATTGTGGAGGAAGAGTTTGATCTGATGAGCCTGATGAACTCTGTGAAGGAAATTTTCTCTCAGAAAACTCTCGCACAAGGTGTTGAGCTGTTAACAGCAGTGGATGAGAACGTGCCGGAACGAGTTCGGGGGGACTCGGGACGTGTCCTTCAGGTTCTTTTTAACCTTGTCGGAAATGCTGTTAAGTTTACGGAACAAGGACGTATTGAGGTAACTGTCACTCGCTTATTGTATGCTAAGCCACGGAGATGTCGCCTTCTTTTTACAATAACCGACACGGGACGAGGTATGAGTGAAGGAGAACTCGATACGATCTTCGATGCGTTCACGCAGACCGAGAAATCCTATACCCGACGGTATCAAGGAGCAGGGTTGGGGTTATCCATCGTAAAACGGTTGATTGGTTTGCTAGGGGGAGGATTGTGTCTGACAAGTCAACCGCAGATTGGAACGCAGTGTTGTTTTAGTCTCCCGTTTCGTGTCTCAGAAGGTTCGGCAGAAGTTCTAATCGATGACGAGGGGGCGGTGATGCCGACACCTTCAAAGGGGATGCGTGCAACGATCCTTCTTGCAGAGGATGACACGTCCAATCGCCTGGCGTTGAGTCGTTTTTTAGAGCGTGCCGGATACAGAGTTGTCGCTGTATGTGATGGAGTCGAGGTACTGGACGAGCTGTCAGATGGAAATTTCGACATCATTCTCATGGATGTCCAGATGCCTCGACTAAACGGTATTGTAACGACTCGTATGATTCGTACCGACCTGACGTATGCTCGTCACGCCCGAATCCCGATCATCGCCCTGACAGCATATGCCATGGCAGGGGATAAGGAACGTTTGTTGAAAGCAGGTATGGACGCTTACATTGCCAAGCCCATTATTTTCGAAGAACTCGTAACACTCATCGAAAGAACTTTGGGTTCTGTCCTCTCTGCGTAA
- a CDS encoding STAS domain-containing protein: MIDIQLFPLGAILTPDTRLDRLTINAFKHAVNEVLQSNRFQIILDLHQVAFVDSSGLGTLVSTLRTLATHGGDIKLCCLRAEIQALFKLTRLDLVFDIFATQDDAMSAVVRASSSSMSSGEPETS; encoded by the coding sequence TTGATCGATATTCAACTTTTTCCGCTCGGAGCCATTCTCACTCCGGATACCAGACTTGATAGATTGACAATTAATGCATTCAAGCACGCTGTAAACGAAGTTCTACAATCGAATCGTTTTCAAATTATTCTGGATCTCCACCAAGTTGCCTTTGTCGACTCTTCTGGACTAGGAACTCTCGTCTCAACCTTACGCACTCTTGCCACGCACGGTGGGGATATTAAATTATGTTGTCTGCGTGCTGAAATTCAGGCACTTTTTAAGTTGACGCGCCTTGATCTCGTATTTGATATCTTTGCAACACAAGACGATGCTATGTCGGCCGTTGTTCGAGCTTCTTCATCCTCCATGTCCAGCGGAGAACCCGAAACATCATGA
- a CDS encoding response regulator yields the protein MADKRVIIVDDHPLFREGLKTMLARTPGYTVVGEAGDVEPGIDVITEHMPDIALVDISLPGGSGIELCSTILEKSPSTAVLIVSMHSKVDYITAAFQAGAKGYLVKDSAAEKLGQALEAVTAGETWMDAAVSSEVVRRLVGGPKHDQKSDQGYSALTSREQEIFRLLAEGLSTKEIAEKLFISPKTVENHRSHIMGKMELSSAVELVKTAARLGIIDLDTWAE from the coding sequence ATGGCTGACAAGCGCGTCATCATTGTCGATGATCATCCGTTATTTCGAGAAGGCTTGAAGACTATGCTCGCCAGAACACCGGGGTATACGGTTGTGGGCGAAGCTGGTGATGTGGAGCCAGGGATAGATGTTATTACCGAGCACATGCCTGACATTGCTTTGGTCGATATCTCCTTGCCTGGCGGCTCGGGTATCGAATTGTGTTCAACCATTCTCGAAAAGAGTCCGAGTACGGCGGTATTGATTGTCAGCATGCATTCAAAGGTCGACTATATTACCGCGGCATTTCAAGCCGGTGCAAAAGGGTACCTTGTCAAAGATTCGGCAGCAGAAAAGCTAGGGCAAGCCCTGGAAGCCGTTACCGCTGGAGAGACCTGGATGGATGCGGCGGTATCGTCGGAAGTCGTCCGTCGTCTTGTGGGAGGACCGAAGCACGATCAGAAGAGTGATCAAGGATATAGTGCCCTCACCAGTCGCGAACAGGAAATTTTTCGTCTTCTCGCCGAAGGACTCTCCACAAAAGAGATTGCAGAGAAGCTTTTTATCAGCCCCAAAACCGTCGAAAATCACCGTTCGCACATCATGGGCAAAATGGAATTGTCGAGTGCTGTCGAACTCGTCAAAACCGCCGCTCGTCTTGGTATCATCGATCTTGATACGTGGGCGGAATAA
- a CDS encoding methyl-accepting chemotaxis protein, with protein sequence MKFRSISIQLAVITLGIIAVFVGLLIWYVSTSTYTMAIDLEKQTLSDVAVSTTRVVESYVDNNIALAQSLSAQSGFQGALLSEYFVKDADKVMSEFLSGYKDLWAIALFDLEGNVVSGQNALQQKLGGESWAGRDFVQAIAQGETLYIGDSVQRQGASLVFVVAVPVRDLNGEPAGGIAVFSRFDNFTRKFVDSVAVGRTGYAFILDTKGRFIAHARKGDVILQSGTDLDYVQNASALDRGIVAYDEGGNESFMAVETIPGVHWKVCVTAQNSELSETPHHQRNILLVAGLILIFLLVVLLYYTQRRLVLGPLSVLEGYTMKVANGDLHAELSGHFRYELAQLATNLKHMVDELKAKLSFSQGVMDSVSSSFPCLVLDADASITFVNEQLLSLLGKTGEPTDYLDQNASEFFFGDRSRRPRSAQALDENRRVEGEMEVAMPDGSLHMLNVNATPLHDLDGNVAGAITLYFDLTTHREQEARIVAQNEKIATAAQQADAIAGQVLDAVEQILNQINQATQGAEQQEERSGETATAMNEMNATVLEVARHAQESASHADETRLQAVEGETVVRDVVGAIEQVRLQAESLKANMDNLGVQASGISQIIDVIGDIADQTNLLALNAAIEAARAGDAGRGFAVVADEVRKLAEKTMIATKEVGDSISHIQTGVKKSIEATDNANREIEAGADLAASSGKVLEQIVSLVEANSDQIRSIATASEQQSATSDLINQAVEEISRISAETAHGMTEASGALDDLVEHVRHLRNVIDQMQS encoded by the coding sequence ATGAAGTTTCGTAGTATTAGCATCCAGCTTGCCGTAATAACTCTAGGCATTATCGCCGTTTTTGTCGGACTTCTTATTTGGTATGTCAGCACATCAACATATACGATGGCGATTGATCTTGAAAAGCAAACATTGTCCGACGTTGCGGTATCCACCACACGCGTTGTGGAGAGCTATGTTGATAACAATATTGCATTAGCGCAATCGCTTTCAGCACAGTCCGGTTTTCAAGGCGCTCTGTTATCCGAATATTTTGTGAAGGATGCAGATAAAGTCATGAGTGAATTTTTATCCGGCTACAAAGATTTGTGGGCCATCGCGCTCTTTGATCTGGAAGGGAACGTTGTTTCTGGACAAAATGCCTTGCAACAAAAATTGGGAGGCGAATCATGGGCCGGACGCGACTTCGTACAGGCAATTGCGCAGGGAGAAACGCTGTATATCGGTGATTCCGTGCAACGCCAGGGTGCATCTCTCGTTTTTGTCGTTGCAGTTCCGGTTCGCGATCTGAATGGAGAACCGGCTGGCGGTATTGCCGTATTCAGCCGATTCGATAATTTTACGCGCAAGTTTGTCGATTCCGTGGCGGTTGGCAGAACCGGATATGCCTTTATCCTCGACACCAAAGGCCGGTTTATTGCGCATGCTCGCAAAGGTGATGTGATTTTACAAAGCGGAACCGATCTCGACTATGTTCAAAATGCCTCGGCATTGGATCGGGGTATTGTGGCGTATGATGAAGGTGGAAACGAGTCCTTTATGGCGGTCGAAACCATTCCGGGCGTTCATTGGAAAGTCTGTGTAACGGCGCAGAACTCGGAATTATCCGAAACCCCCCATCATCAGCGGAATATTCTTCTTGTCGCTGGTCTTATCCTTATTTTCCTTCTGGTCGTGCTCTTATATTATACACAGCGCCGGTTGGTGCTGGGACCGCTATCTGTTCTCGAAGGATATACCATGAAAGTTGCAAATGGTGATCTTCATGCGGAATTGTCCGGACATTTTCGGTATGAGTTAGCGCAACTTGCCACCAATCTCAAACATATGGTGGATGAATTAAAGGCGAAACTCAGTTTTTCACAGGGTGTTATGGACAGTGTTTCGTCGTCTTTTCCATGTCTTGTACTCGATGCCGATGCCTCCATTACGTTTGTGAACGAGCAGTTATTATCGCTCTTGGGAAAAACTGGTGAACCAACCGATTATCTTGATCAGAATGCTTCCGAATTTTTTTTCGGTGATCGATCAAGGCGACCTCGCTCGGCACAAGCACTTGATGAAAATCGACGTGTCGAAGGAGAAATGGAAGTTGCCATGCCCGATGGATCATTGCATATGCTTAACGTCAACGCGACCCCCCTGCATGACCTTGATGGCAATGTGGCCGGTGCTATTACGCTGTATTTTGATTTGACCACGCATCGTGAACAGGAAGCTCGTATCGTTGCGCAAAACGAAAAAATTGCAACAGCAGCTCAGCAAGCCGATGCAATCGCTGGACAGGTTCTTGACGCGGTCGAGCAGATATTGAATCAAATTAATCAGGCGACCCAGGGGGCGGAGCAGCAAGAAGAGCGTTCAGGAGAAACCGCCACCGCAATGAATGAAATGAACGCAACTGTTTTGGAAGTCGCTCGTCATGCGCAGGAATCGGCATCGCATGCCGATGAGACGAGGCTTCAAGCTGTTGAAGGTGAAACTGTTGTTCGAGATGTGGTTGGAGCTATTGAACAGGTACGCCTCCAAGCAGAATCCTTGAAAGCCAATATGGACAACCTTGGTGTACAGGCCTCGGGAATTAGTCAGATTATAGACGTGATTGGTGATATTGCCGATCAGACCAACTTGCTTGCACTGAATGCGGCTATTGAAGCTGCTCGTGCCGGAGATGCCGGGCGTGGATTTGCGGTTGTTGCTGACGAGGTGCGCAAACTCGCTGAAAAAACCATGATCGCCACGAAAGAAGTTGGTGATTCGATATCGCACATTCAGACAGGGGTGAAAAAAAGCATTGAAGCGACCGATAACGCCAATCGGGAAATTGAAGCCGGAGCTGATTTAGCCGCATCATCTGGGAAGGTACTCGAGCAGATCGTGAGCCTGGTGGAAGCCAATTCCGATCAGATCCGTTCCATTGCAACGGCGAGTGAACAGCAATCTGCTACATCCGACTTGATTAACCAAGCCGTTGAGGAGATCAGTCGTATATCGGCTGAAACGGCACACGGTATGACGGAGGCAAGCGGGGCGCTTGATGATCTTGTCGAGCATGTTCGCCATCTCCGTAACGTTATTGATCAAATGCAATCTTAA
- the gap gene encoding type I glyceraldehyde-3-phosphate dehydrogenase, with protein sequence MSKVKVGINGFGRIGRQVLKTIWERHRDVMEVVAINDLFDIKTNAHLLAHDTCYGKFAPSVTVEDDKMHIGDDFTVQSLAERDPRMLPWGKMGVDVVIESTGIFRTGPKAMQHVEAGAKRVVISAPAKEEDATLVMGVNHTTYDPDKHVIISNASCTTNCLAPVVHVMHNAFGIIKGVMTTIHSYTNDQRILDLPHKDLRRARAAACNMIPTTTGAAKAVALVIPEMAGRFSGYSVRVPTPTVSLVDFVAVLEKDATTEDLRAELKKAAEGELKGILGYSTDPFVSSDYIGNSHSSIVDADFTEVQSGNLAKVYSWYDNEWGYSCRVADLIAYMIERGI encoded by the coding sequence ATGAGCAAAGTTAAAGTCGGTATCAACGGATTCGGCCGCATTGGTCGCCAGGTTCTCAAGACCATTTGGGAACGGCATCGTGATGTTATGGAAGTCGTTGCGATTAACGACCTTTTCGATATCAAAACCAACGCGCACTTGCTTGCTCACGACACCTGCTACGGCAAGTTTGCCCCAAGCGTGACTGTCGAAGACGATAAAATGCATATCGGCGACGACTTCACCGTCCAGAGCTTGGCTGAACGCGACCCCCGCATGTTGCCCTGGGGCAAGATGGGTGTCGATGTTGTCATTGAATCCACCGGGATTTTCCGTACCGGCCCCAAGGCCATGCAGCACGTGGAAGCCGGTGCCAAACGTGTCGTTATCTCCGCCCCGGCCAAGGAAGAAGATGCGACTCTGGTCATGGGCGTTAACCACACCACCTATGATCCGGACAAACACGTCATCATCTCCAATGCGTCGTGTACGACCAACTGCCTGGCTCCGGTCGTCCATGTCATGCACAACGCCTTCGGCATCATCAAAGGCGTGATGACCACCATTCACTCCTACACCAACGACCAACGTATTTTGGACTTACCGCACAAAGATTTGCGTCGTGCCCGGGCTGCGGCCTGCAACATGATCCCCACCACGACAGGTGCGGCCAAAGCGGTGGCATTGGTTATTCCGGAAATGGCCGGTCGTTTCTCCGGCTATTCCGTACGCGTTCCCACACCGACGGTTTCTTTAGTGGATTTCGTTGCCGTGCTGGAAAAAGATGCCACGACTGAAGATCTCAGAGCAGAATTGAAGAAAGCAGCTGAAGGCGAACTCAAGGGCATCCTGGGCTACTCCACGGACCCCTTTGTTTCTTCGGACTACATCGGGAACTCGCATTCGTCCATCGTGGACGCCGATTTCACGGAAGTACAATCCGGCAACCTCGCCAAAGTGTATTCCTGGTACGATAACGAATGGGGTTATTCCTGCCGCGTCGCCGATCTCATCGCCTACATGATCGAACGTGGAATCTAA
- a CDS encoding VanZ family protein: protein MIVFLKRWGALLLIVFTAAVTLSTFVPAFGHVEHDKIGHALVFGGMCFLVPFVFKPRKGVLLASGAIVGLSGVLEFLQSFVPERTASLDDMAANIIGATLGLFAALLIKNFFASSDDDTQRIERL from the coding sequence ATGATAGTTTTTCTTAAACGGTGGGGCGCCTTGCTGCTTATTGTCTTTACTGCCGCGGTCACGCTTTCTACATTTGTGCCCGCATTCGGACATGTGGAACATGACAAAATAGGCCACGCGCTCGTTTTTGGTGGAATGTGTTTTCTTGTTCCATTTGTCTTCAAACCACGCAAAGGTGTTCTTCTTGCTTCCGGCGCAATTGTTGGACTTAGCGGCGTCCTGGAATTTCTGCAGTCTTTCGTCCCCGAACGCACAGCCAGCCTTGATGATATGGCTGCCAATATCATAGGGGCCACACTGGGGCTCTTCGCTGCCCTGCTCATCAAAAATTTCTTTGCATCCTCTGACGATGACACGCAACGAATTGAACGGCTTTAA
- a CDS encoding GAF domain-containing protein yields MASQNLHKTIYEISRVINLSLKPGEVLSQIAEQTTKAMQAKGCFIRVLSHDGKTLEPGAYFGLSDRYAHKGPVEVEKSKLDQDVLKGEIVTIADVSEDDRFQYPKEAAEEGLRSLVVLPLSVGGDKVIGSIRVYSGEARTFDEEELDFLRCIANLSGLALENARMYSALKRAKQLADEYTYQVFED; encoded by the coding sequence ATGGCTTCACAAAATCTCCACAAAACCATTTACGAAATCTCGCGTGTCATCAACTTGAGTCTCAAACCCGGCGAAGTTTTGTCCCAAATTGCCGAGCAGACGACCAAGGCGATGCAGGCCAAAGGCTGCTTTATCCGTGTCCTCAGCCACGATGGAAAAACCCTGGAACCGGGAGCTTATTTCGGCCTCTCCGATCGCTATGCCCACAAAGGCCCTGTGGAAGTGGAAAAATCCAAACTTGATCAAGACGTACTCAAAGGCGAAATTGTAACCATTGCCGATGTCAGCGAAGACGACCGTTTCCAATACCCCAAGGAAGCGGCCGAAGAAGGATTACGCTCGCTTGTGGTTCTGCCGCTTTCCGTTGGTGGCGACAAAGTGATCGGCTCTATCCGTGTCTACTCCGGCGAAGCCCGCACATTCGATGAAGAAGAATTGGACTTCCTGCGCTGCATTGCGAACTTGTCCGGATTGGCCCTGGAAAACGCCCGCATGTATTCTGCTCTCAAACGTGCAAAGCAACTGGCGGATGAATACACGTACCAAGTTTTTGAGGATTAA
- a CDS encoding CHASE4 domain-containing protein: MEKHQGSTFGNGSFLSLRAATLILISILFFFLVAAIYGLMRYQIVESFESLERSALFKDLFRARNAVTGELKAMDEILLDWSAWDDTYHYAQGRNAQFPSENLMDSTFTGIRMNGILFFDNNGNALSGRGFNLKKNNVEPIPDWIMAKLGPDSIYLHFDDIAQGHAGIEVPEFGTPALIATRPILTSDNEGPSVGTAVMIRYLDKGLVKRLSRLVEAGLEIIPLDSPTLPDVARWALRDNRTMASLPLNDREIAGYVLLHSIQGDADLVIQVIEPRSIFKQGLATLRLTVLSVAIVAVIFGLMTLIFLEHNVLSRISSLTQQVAPVTDAADVSARVSVSGRDEIRELGDGINAMLDRIERAETTLRASETRYRTLFEQSPDPVVLVDTENGTIVQANDQALGQLFRSADPVGTGFSSLFETSDNKARSILDDTVRSGALMREAVVIGPDDRFDVVVSARSLELGKHRFIIAILRDVTERNKAERRIKDLTGRLLLAQENERLRISRDLHDNVAQDLSSLRITYETMLDDMEFVPPALHDRIAKASLILHKAIASVRELAYGLRPPNLDKLGLCKTVMRHCEEFEETTGIALDVSCVGVEGLDLDFDTEINLYRLLQEALNNVKRHAEATRVTVRLVASHPMILLRIEDNGKGFSQDDLDQTDGLVSGMGLHGMRERAEVIGGSFKVTSIPGKGTRIFAQAPIGGQHQHG; encoded by the coding sequence ATGGAAAAACATCAAGGTTCTACTTTTGGTAATGGTTCGTTCCTCAGCCTCCGCGCTGCAACGTTAATACTGATATCCATTTTGTTCTTTTTTCTTGTCGCAGCGATTTATGGGCTCATGCGGTATCAGATTGTTGAAAGCTTTGAATCACTTGAGCGAAGTGCTTTGTTTAAAGATTTGTTCCGAGCACGCAATGCGGTCACGGGCGAACTCAAGGCCATGGACGAAATATTACTTGATTGGTCCGCCTGGGATGACACCTATCATTATGCTCAAGGCCGCAATGCTCAATTTCCGTCGGAAAATTTAATGGACTCGACGTTCACTGGAATTCGCATGAACGGCATTCTCTTTTTTGATAATAATGGGAATGCGTTGTCGGGGCGCGGGTTCAATTTAAAAAAGAATAATGTGGAACCGATTCCGGACTGGATCATGGCCAAACTTGGTCCGGATTCCATATATTTACATTTCGATGATATCGCTCAAGGGCATGCCGGTATTGAAGTTCCGGAATTCGGCACTCCGGCGCTTATCGCGACACGGCCAATACTGACAAGTGATAACGAAGGACCTTCGGTAGGAACTGCAGTCATGATTCGGTATCTCGATAAGGGTCTTGTCAAACGCCTCTCGCGGTTGGTCGAGGCTGGTCTTGAAATAATTCCTTTGGATTCGCCGACACTGCCTGATGTTGCACGATGGGCGCTACGGGATAATCGAACAATGGCCAGTTTGCCGTTGAACGATCGAGAAATCGCCGGGTATGTTTTGCTCCACAGTATTCAGGGGGATGCCGACCTTGTCATCCAAGTCATAGAACCACGGTCCATTTTTAAACAAGGTTTGGCGACGCTTCGGTTGACGGTATTGTCTGTTGCCATTGTCGCCGTCATTTTTGGATTGATGACACTTATTTTCCTTGAACATAATGTTCTTTCCCGCATCAGCAGTTTGACACAGCAGGTCGCTCCAGTCACCGATGCGGCCGACGTATCCGCTCGTGTTTCTGTTTCCGGTCGGGATGAAATTCGTGAACTCGGCGATGGGATCAACGCTATGCTTGACCGCATTGAACGCGCGGAAACCACGCTTCGGGCTTCGGAGACGCGTTACCGAACATTATTTGAACAAAGCCCTGATCCCGTGGTTTTGGTTGATACGGAGAACGGCACCATTGTCCAGGCTAACGACCAAGCTTTGGGACAGTTGTTTCGCAGTGCAGATCCTGTTGGCACGGGATTTTCGAGCCTGTTCGAGACTTCCGATAATAAAGCTCGCTCCATTCTCGACGATACAGTCCGTTCAGGGGCGCTTATGCGTGAAGCTGTGGTCATTGGTCCCGATGACCGATTTGATGTTGTTGTCAGTGCTCGCAGTCTTGAATTGGGAAAACATCGATTTATTATCGCTATCTTGCGCGATGTTACCGAGCGCAACAAGGCAGAACGGCGGATCAAAGATCTCACGGGACGTTTGCTTTTAGCGCAAGAGAACGAGCGGTTGCGTATTTCACGGGATCTCCATGACAATGTTGCACAAGATTTATCCAGTCTGCGTATTACCTATGAAACCATGCTTGATGATATGGAATTTGTTCCACCAGCATTGCACGATCGTATTGCCAAAGCTTCGCTTATTCTCCACAAGGCTATTGCTTCTGTGCGTGAGCTTGCCTATGGACTTCGTCCCCCGAATCTTGACAAGCTTGGCCTCTGCAAAACCGTCATGCGCCATTGTGAAGAATTCGAAGAAACTACAGGTATTGCTTTAGACGTCTCTTGTGTGGGAGTTGAAGGACTTGACCTTGATTTCGATACCGAGATCAATTTATATCGATTGCTGCAGGAAGCTCTGAATAACGTCAAGAGACATGCCGAAGCGACACGTGTGACCGTTCGATTGGTCGCATCGCACCCCATGATTCTTTTACGTATTGAAGACAATGGAAAAGGATTTTCTCAAGATGATCTTGATCAGACTGACGGTCTTGTTTCCGGGATGGGATTGCATGGGATGCGCGAGCGTGCCGAAGTGATCGGCGGGAGTTTCAAAGTCACGTCCATTCCTGGAAAAGGAACACGTATTTTTGCACAAGCACCAATCGGAGGGCAACACCAGCATGGCTGA